DNA from Victivallis lenta:
AAAAGTAGATTGCTTTACAGCTCATGAGTGCATGGGGAAGGGGGAATTTGCTTTGGAAAGGAAGAATTTTTAAGAAAAAGTCAGAAATACCACAAAACGACTTGACAAAACCTAACATAGAAGGACAGGTATGGCGCAAACCATGAAAATCCGAATTTACGAAACAGACTTTGAAGGCAATCCTGTCGAATGCACCGGGGAGTATTTTTCCGGGAAGACAGCTCTGGATATCGTCAATGCTATGAAAATGAATCCCTTTCAGGCAAGCCAGACTCCGCTGAATTTCATGCGATGGATGCTTGCAAGTATCGGGCAGGAAAAGTTCGCACTCCCTGACGATGAGGAAAAGGCTTCACTCCTGTTTCTCCAGCGTCTTACAACTCTGGGATACGCCACATTTGTACTTGACGCGGATGAGGTTGATCTTGAGCATCCCATTCCGCCGATGCAGGGAAATCCGAAAAAGCAAGTTCCATCTCCAAAATAAGACTGGAATATATATCTGATTATTAATCGGTTGCGACTGGATATAACAACAACCCATGGCATTGTATGCCACACGAACGGAGCATGGGGCTTCGGTCGGAAACCGGAGAGTTTTTTATGAGAGCAATTTTCATCAACGCCGTCGACCGGAAGGTCGAAGAAATCCAAATCGAAAACGAGCTTCATGCATTTTATGAGCGCATCGGATGCGACATGATCCAGTGCCTTGATGTCGGAGCGAACCATGTTTTGGTCTGCGACGAGGAAGGCCGCCTCCGGAACTGGAAGGTCGGATTCCGGTGGCCCGGATCCGAAGGAATCGCCGGGAATGCCCTGCTGGTCTGCGTGGACAAGAACGACGACTTCACCGATGCAAAAGTCCCAAGAATTCTGATCGAACGCAACATCAAATTCCTCGACCTGGAAAAGACGCCGCTCCCGCCGCCCGCCTTCGGATGCGCTTTTATCCCGGATTTGAGTCCGGAAAGCATCGAGGCGGCAAGGGCGGAAGCCATGCACGATCTCTTACGCAAACGCGGGTGCTGAGCATCGGAAAGCCGGGGGCTTCCGCTCCCGGCGGTTTTCACTGGAAAATATCACTTTCTTTCGGGAAAAAATCGTAGAATGAACTGGATATTCCGAAAAGCCATGCAAATATACGCTCATGGAAAAAATCGCAGGAAAGGAACTGAAATGAAGGGGTTATACGCATATTTCGCATACGGAAGCAACCTGCTGCCGGAGAGGTTGTTTCAGCGTTGCCCGACGGCGGTTCCATATGCTCCGGCGATTCTGCCGAACTACCGTCTGACCGAACGGCT
Protein-coding regions in this window:
- a CDS encoding DUF3846 domain-containing protein, with protein sequence MRAIFINAVDRKVEEIQIENELHAFYERIGCDMIQCLDVGANHVLVCDEEGRLRNWKVGFRWPGSEGIAGNALLVCVDKNDDFTDAKVPRILIERNIKFLDLEKTPLPPPAFGCAFIPDLSPESIEAARAEAMHDLLRKRGC